A window from Pseudomonas sp. MRSN 12121 encodes these proteins:
- a CDS encoding AraC family transcriptional regulator: MSEKDTISMQLVREALLQSCEPGAATEEVLNKVGIDPARLDVSAARVPATAYARLWRLLARRLDDEFFGMDPRKLKSGSLAFLCRSAMAQPNLAAGLASGLGFLSLMLELLPAQLVRQQSLAEIVLLEDEQPPRRAFAYFTYWMIVHGVACWLAGRRIPILAIELRCAQPDFCDDYQVMFSQNLRFDRPRTRMIIAADCLDLPIKRSVEELKRFLAQAPANILVKYRDPQSLASRIRHDLRQLPAAQWPETESLAHSLCMSASTLRRRLAEEGQTYQGLKDGVRKELAITWLAEPQISFTEIAARLGFADASSFYKAFRKWSGSNPGHYRSLILNDPA; this comes from the coding sequence ATGTCGGAAAAAGACACCATCTCCATGCAACTGGTGCGCGAAGCGCTGCTGCAAAGCTGCGAACCCGGCGCTGCCACCGAAGAAGTACTGAACAAGGTCGGCATCGACCCGGCCCGGCTGGACGTCAGCGCCGCGCGGGTGCCGGCGACCGCTTATGCGCGCCTGTGGCGTCTGCTGGCGCGGCGCCTGGACGACGAGTTCTTCGGCATGGACCCGCGCAAGCTGAAGTCCGGCAGCCTGGCGTTTCTCTGTCGCAGCGCCATGGCCCAGCCGAACCTGGCGGCGGGGCTGGCGTCCGGCCTGGGGTTCCTGTCACTGATGCTCGAACTCCTGCCGGCGCAACTGGTGCGCCAGCAGAGCCTGGCGGAAATAGTCCTGCTCGAAGACGAGCAGCCGCCGCGCCGGGCCTTTGCCTATTTCACCTACTGGATGATCGTCCACGGCGTGGCCTGCTGGCTGGCCGGGCGGCGCATCCCGATCCTGGCCATCGAGCTGCGGTGCGCGCAGCCGGATTTCTGCGACGACTATCAGGTGATGTTCTCGCAGAACCTGCGCTTCGACCGCCCGCGCACGCGGATGATCATCGCCGCCGATTGCCTGGACCTGCCGATCAAGCGCAGCGTCGAGGAGCTCAAGCGCTTCCTGGCCCAGGCGCCGGCCAACATCCTGGTCAAGTACCGCGACCCGCAGAGCCTGGCCAGCCGCATCCGCCACGACCTGCGCCAGCTGCCCGCGGCGCAGTGGCCGGAAACCGAGAGCCTGGCCCACAGCCTGTGCATGTCGGCCTCGACCCTGCGCCGGCGCCTGGCGGAAGAAGGGCAGACTTACCAGGGCCTCAAGGACGGCGTGCGCAAGGAGCTGGCAATTACTTGGCTGGCCGAGCCGCAGATCAGCTTCACCGAGATCGCCGCCCGGCTCGGCTTCGCCGACGCCAGCTCGTTCTACAAGGCCTTTCGCAAATGGTCCGGCTCCAACCCCGGGCACTACCGCAGCCTGATCCTCAACGACCCTGCCTGA
- a CDS encoding carbohydrate ABC transporter permease yields MTLQQSRRLHSLLLGTLAWIVAILIFFPIFWMLLTSFKTEIDAFATPPQFIFTPTLENYLHINERSNYLAFAWNSVAISFSATALCLLIAVPAAYSMAFYETRNTKRTLLWMLSTKMLPPVGVLMPIYLLAKHFGLLDTRLALIAIYTLINLPIVVWMVYTYFKDIPRDILEAARLDGATLSQEMLRVLLPIAKGGLASTVLLSLILCWNEAFWSLNLTSSNAAPLTALIASYSSPEGLFWAKLSAVSTLACAPILIIGWISQKQLVRGLSFGAVK; encoded by the coding sequence ATGACCCTGCAACAATCCCGCCGCCTGCACAGCCTGCTGCTCGGCACCCTGGCCTGGATCGTCGCCATCCTGATCTTCTTCCCGATCTTCTGGATGCTGCTGACCAGCTTCAAGACCGAAATCGACGCCTTCGCCACGCCGCCGCAGTTCATCTTCACGCCGACGCTGGAGAATTACCTGCACATCAACGAGCGCAGCAACTACCTGGCCTTCGCCTGGAACTCGGTGGCGATCTCGTTCAGCGCCACCGCGTTGTGCCTGCTGATCGCGGTGCCGGCGGCCTACTCCATGGCCTTCTACGAGACCCGCAACACCAAGCGCACCCTGCTGTGGATGCTGTCAACCAAGATGCTGCCGCCGGTGGGCGTGCTGATGCCGATCTACCTGCTGGCCAAGCATTTCGGCCTGCTGGACACGCGCCTGGCGCTGATCGCGATCTACACCCTGATCAACCTGCCGATCGTGGTCTGGATGGTTTACACCTACTTCAAGGACATCCCCCGGGACATCCTCGAGGCCGCACGGCTGGATGGCGCAACGCTCAGCCAGGAAATGCTCCGGGTGCTGCTGCCCATCGCCAAGGGCGGCCTGGCGTCCACCGTGCTGCTGTCGCTGATCCTGTGCTGGAACGAGGCGTTCTGGTCACTCAACCTGACCTCGTCCAACGCCGCGCCGCTGACCGCGCTGATCGCCTCCTACTCCAGCCCCGAGGGCCTGTTCTGGGCCAAGCTCTCGGCCGTCTCGACCCTGGCCTGCGCGCCGATCCTGATCATCGGCTGGATCAGCCAGAAGCAACTGGTGCGCGGCCTGTCCTTCGGCGCGGTGAAGTAA
- a CDS encoding ABC transporter substrate-binding protein yields the protein MTLSGVSLGAQTVTIATVNNSDMIRMQKLSKAFESEHPDIQLNWVVLEENVLRQRLTTDIATQGGQFDVLTIGMYEAALWGAKGWLEPMKDLPAAYDLEDIFPAVRQGLSAKGTLYALPFYAESSMTYYRTDLFQAAGLQMPERPTWEQIGEFAGKLNNPGQEQYGICLRGKAGWGENMALITTLANGFGARWFNEQWQPEFNGPEWKNALTFYVDTMKKAGPPGASSNGFNENLALFNSGKCAIWVDASVAGSFVTDKSQSKVSDHVGFAYAPHQVTDKGSAWMYSWALAIPTSSKAKDAARTFATWATSREYGALVAEKDGIANVPPGTRASTYSEAYMQAAPFARVTLESLKVADPTRPTLKPVPYIGIQLVTIPEFQAIGTQVGKLFSAALIGQSTVDQALAAAQQTTEREMKRAGYPK from the coding sequence ATGACCTTGAGCGGCGTCAGCCTCGGCGCCCAGACGGTGACCATCGCCACCGTCAACAACAGCGACATGATCCGCATGCAGAAACTCTCCAAGGCCTTCGAGAGCGAACACCCGGACATCCAGCTCAACTGGGTGGTACTCGAAGAGAACGTGCTGCGCCAGCGCCTGACCACCGACATCGCCACCCAGGGCGGACAATTCGACGTGCTGACCATCGGCATGTACGAAGCCGCACTCTGGGGTGCCAAGGGCTGGCTGGAACCGATGAAGGACCTGCCCGCCGCCTACGACCTGGAAGACATTTTCCCCGCGGTGCGCCAAGGCCTGTCGGCCAAGGGCACGCTGTACGCCCTGCCGTTCTACGCCGAAAGCTCGATGACCTACTACCGCACCGACCTGTTCCAGGCCGCCGGCCTGCAGATGCCCGAACGCCCGACCTGGGAGCAGATCGGCGAATTCGCCGGCAAACTCAATAATCCCGGGCAGGAGCAATACGGCATCTGCCTGCGTGGCAAGGCCGGCTGGGGCGAGAACATGGCCCTGATCACCACCCTGGCCAACGGTTTCGGCGCGCGCTGGTTCAACGAGCAGTGGCAGCCCGAATTCAATGGGCCGGAGTGGAAGAACGCCCTGACCTTCTACGTCGACACCATGAAAAAGGCCGGCCCGCCCGGCGCCTCCAGCAACGGTTTCAACGAAAACCTGGCGCTGTTCAACAGCGGCAAGTGCGCGATCTGGGTCGACGCCAGCGTCGCCGGTTCGTTCGTCACCGACAAATCGCAGAGCAAGGTCAGCGACCACGTCGGCTTTGCCTATGCGCCGCACCAGGTCACCGACAAGGGCAGCGCCTGGATGTACTCCTGGGCGCTGGCGATCCCTACCAGCTCCAAGGCCAAGGACGCGGCGCGGACCTTCGCCACCTGGGCCACCTCCAGGGAATACGGCGCCCTGGTCGCCGAGAAGGACGGTATCGCCAACGTGCCGCCCGGCACCCGCGCCTCGACCTACAGCGAGGCCTATATGCAGGCCGCGCCATTCGCCCGGGTGACCCTGGAATCGCTGAAGGTCGCCGACCCGACCCGGCCGACCCTCAAGCCAGTGCCCTACATCGGCATCCAACTGGTGACCATCCCCGAGTTCCAGGCCATCGGCACCCAGGTCGGCAAGCTGTTCTCCGCCGCCCTGATCGGCCAGAGCACGGTCGACCAGGCCCTGGCCGCGGCGCAGCAGACCACCGAACGCGAAATGAAACGCGCCGGCTACCCCAAGTAA
- a CDS encoding mannitol dehydrogenase family protein, whose amino-acid sequence MKLNRHNLDRLAPEVRVPAYALAEVRQGMAHIGVGGFHRAHQAYYTDALMNRGEGLDWGICGVGLRAEDRRARDDLADQDYLFTLFELGDDEASEVRVIGAIRDMLLAEDDAQALIDKLADPRIRIVSLTITEGGYCIDDSSGEFMAHLPQIQHDLAHPRQPRTVFGFLCAALARRRAAGTPAFTLMSCDNLPHNGAVTRKALLAFAALRDPELHDWIAAHVGFPNAMVDRITPMTSIAHRLQLHDQHGVDDAWPVVCEPFVQWVLEDKFVNGRPAWEKVGVQFTDDVTPYEEMKIKLLNGSHLALTYLGFLKGYRFVHQAMADPLFVAFIRAYMDLDVTPQLAPVPGIDLAAYKDTLVARFSNRAIADQLERVCSDGSSKLPKFSVPTINRLLADGGDPERAALVIAAWALYLRGVDENGERYAIPDPRAAFCQALVTDEARVSQRLLAVEEIFGGAIPQSPAFVEAFERCFNDLRENGVTRTLERVLA is encoded by the coding sequence ATGAAACTGAACCGACACAACCTTGACCGCCTGGCTCCCGAAGTGCGGGTGCCGGCCTACGCCCTGGCCGAGGTCCGGCAAGGCATGGCGCATATCGGCGTGGGCGGCTTCCACCGCGCCCACCAGGCCTATTACACCGACGCCCTGATGAACCGCGGCGAAGGCCTGGACTGGGGCATCTGCGGGGTCGGCCTGCGCGCCGAGGACCGCCGCGCGCGCGACGACCTGGCCGACCAGGACTACCTGTTCACCCTGTTCGAGCTGGGCGACGACGAGGCCAGCGAAGTGCGGGTGATCGGCGCAATCCGCGACATGCTGCTGGCCGAGGATGATGCCCAGGCGCTGATCGACAAACTGGCCGACCCACGGATCCGCATCGTCTCCCTGACCATCACCGAGGGCGGCTACTGCATCGACGACAGCAGCGGCGAATTCATGGCCCACCTGCCACAGATCCAGCACGACCTGGCGCACCCGCGGCAGCCGCGGACCGTGTTCGGCTTTCTCTGCGCGGCCCTGGCCCGGCGCCGGGCGGCCGGTACTCCGGCCTTTACCCTGATGTCTTGCGATAACCTGCCGCACAACGGCGCGGTGACGCGCAAGGCGCTGCTGGCCTTCGCCGCCCTGCGCGATCCCGAACTGCACGACTGGATCGCCGCCCACGTCGGATTCCCCAACGCCATGGTCGACCGCATCACCCCGATGACCAGCATCGCCCACCGCTTGCAGCTGCACGACCAGCACGGCGTCGACGATGCCTGGCCGGTGGTCTGCGAGCCGTTCGTGCAATGGGTGCTGGAAGACAAGTTCGTCAACGGCCGGCCGGCCTGGGAAAAGGTCGGGGTGCAGTTCACCGACGACGTCACGCCCTATGAAGAGATGAAGATCAAGCTGCTCAACGGCAGCCACCTGGCGCTGACCTACCTGGGGTTCCTCAAGGGCTACCGGTTTGTCCACCAGGCCATGGCCGACCCGCTGTTCGTGGCCTTCATCCGCGCCTACATGGACCTCGACGTGACCCCGCAACTGGCACCGGTGCCGGGCATCGACCTGGCCGCCTACAAGGACACCCTGGTGGCGCGCTTCTCCAACCGGGCGATCGCCGACCAGCTGGAGCGGGTCTGCTCGGACGGCTCGTCGAAGCTGCCCAAGTTCAGCGTGCCGACCATCAACCGCCTGCTCGCCGACGGCGGCGACCCCGAACGCGCCGCCCTGGTGATCGCGGCCTGGGCCCTGTACCTCAGGGGCGTCGACGAGAACGGCGAGCGCTATGCGATTCCCGATCCACGCGCGGCGTTCTGCCAGGCGCTGGTGACGGACGAGGCGCGGGTCAGCCAGCGCCTGCTGGCGGTCGAGGAAATCTTCGGCGGCGCCATTCCCCAGTCGCCGGCCTTTGTCGAAGCCTTCGAGCGCTGCTTCAATGACCTGCGGGAAAACGGCGTGACCCGCACCCTGGAGCGGGTGTTGGCGTAG
- the xylB gene encoding xylulokinase, translating into MTKRQLYLGIDCGTQGTKALILDVASGDVLGLGAAPHSLISGANGRREQDVEQWCEAFALATRRALQAAGVSGQEILGLGVSGQQHGLVLLDRQGRVLRPAKLWCDTESSEQNRRLLEYLGGEQGSLERLGVAIAPGYTVSKLLWTRERHPQLFQRIARILLPHDYLNYWLTGRACSEYGDASGTGYFNVRTRQWDLELLRHIDPDGGLEAALPELIEADRPVGTLLPAIAERLGLNPAARVSSGGGDNMLGAIGTGNIQPGVITMSLGSSGTLYAYAEQPRVSRDAAVATFCSSSGGWLPLICTMNLTNATGAVRELFELDLARFNQRAAEAPIGAGGVCMLPFLNGERVPALPQASGSLLGLTLDNLTQANLCRAVLEGTTFGLRYGLDLLRRNGLQSQRIRLIGGGSKSPLWRQMVADIMHTPVVCTEQSEAAALGAAIQAAWCRSADGEQRYSLAQLCQRCVKLDPASETLPIAAHVAAYQQVYERYQQHVATLLKSE; encoded by the coding sequence ATGACCAAACGACAGCTATACCTCGGCATCGACTGCGGCACCCAGGGCACCAAGGCGCTGATCCTCGACGTCGCCAGCGGCGACGTGCTGGGCCTGGGCGCCGCGCCGCACAGCCTGATCAGCGGCGCCAACGGCCGCCGCGAACAGGACGTCGAGCAATGGTGCGAGGCGTTCGCCCTGGCCACCCGGCGGGCGTTGCAGGCGGCCGGGGTCAGCGGCCAGGAGATCCTCGGCCTCGGCGTGTCGGGCCAGCAGCACGGCCTGGTCCTGCTCGATCGCCAGGGCCGGGTCCTGCGCCCGGCCAAGCTCTGGTGCGACACCGAGTCCAGCGAGCAGAACCGGCGCCTGCTGGAATACCTGGGGGGCGAACAGGGTTCCCTGGAGCGCCTCGGCGTGGCGATCGCTCCCGGCTACACCGTCTCCAAGCTGCTGTGGACCCGAGAACGCCATCCCCAGCTGTTCCAGCGCATCGCGCGCATCCTGCTGCCCCACGACTACCTGAACTACTGGCTGACGGGACGCGCCTGCAGCGAGTACGGCGACGCCTCCGGCACCGGCTATTTCAACGTGCGCACCCGCCAGTGGGACCTGGAACTGTTGCGCCACATCGACCCGGACGGGGGCCTGGAGGCCGCCTTGCCGGAACTGATCGAGGCCGACCGGCCGGTGGGCACCCTGCTGCCCGCAATCGCCGAACGCCTGGGGCTCAACCCCGCCGCGCGGGTCTCCAGCGGTGGTGGCGACAACATGCTGGGCGCCATCGGCACCGGTAATATCCAGCCCGGGGTCATCACCATGAGCCTGGGTTCCTCCGGCACCCTGTACGCCTACGCCGAGCAGCCGCGGGTCAGCCGCGACGCCGCGGTGGCGACCTTCTGTTCCTCCAGCGGCGGCTGGCTGCCGCTGATCTGCACCATGAACCTGACCAACGCCACCGGCGCGGTGCGCGAGCTGTTCGAGCTGGACCTTGCGCGCTTCAACCAACGGGCCGCCGAGGCGCCGATCGGTGCGGGGGGCGTGTGCATGCTGCCGTTCCTCAATGGCGAGCGGGTCCCGGCCCTGCCCCAGGCCAGCGGCAGCCTGCTGGGCCTGACCCTGGACAACCTGACCCAGGCCAACCTGTGCCGGGCGGTACTGGAAGGCACCACCTTCGGCCTGCGCTACGGCCTCGACCTGCTGCGCCGCAACGGCTTGCAGAGCCAGCGCATCCGCCTGATCGGCGGCGGTTCGAAAAGTCCTCTGTGGCGGCAGATGGTCGCCGATATCATGCACACCCCGGTGGTCTGTACCGAGCAAAGCGAGGCCGCGGCCCTGGGCGCGGCGATCCAGGCGGCCTGGTGCCGCTCCGCGGACGGCGAACAGCGCTACAGCCTGGCGCAACTGTGCCAGCGCTGCGTGAAACTCGACCCGGCCAGCGAAACCCTGCCGATCGCCGCCCATGTGGCGGCCTACCAGCAGGTCTATGAACGTTACCAACAGCACGTGGCAACCCTTTTGAAGAGCGAGTGA
- a CDS encoding carbohydrate ABC transporter permease, protein MNTSTANAHLEIPRAARKRRPANPGWFLVSPSVALLLLWMIVPLGMTLYFSLIRYNLLYPGENQFVGLENFSYFLTDSGFLPGAGNTLLLVGSVLAISVVFGVLISALLEASEFFGRGIVRVLLISPFFIMPTVGALIWKNLIFHPVSGILAAVWKLFGAQPVDWLAHYPLLSIIVIVSWQWLPFAILILMTAMQSLDQEQKEAARLDGAGPLAIFWHLTLPHLARPIAVVVMIETIFLLSVFAEIFTTTNGGPGYASTNLAYLIYNQALVQFDVGMASAGGLIAVVIANIAAIVLVRMLGKNLTDKP, encoded by the coding sequence ATGAATACTTCGACTGCCAACGCTCATCTGGAAATACCCCGGGCCGCGCGCAAGCGCCGCCCGGCCAACCCCGGCTGGTTCCTGGTCAGCCCCTCGGTGGCGCTGTTGCTGCTGTGGATGATCGTGCCGCTGGGCATGACCCTGTACTTCTCGCTGATCCGCTACAACCTGCTGTACCCCGGAGAAAACCAGTTCGTGGGGCTGGAGAACTTCAGCTACTTCCTCACTGACTCGGGCTTTTTGCCCGGGGCCGGCAACACCCTGCTGCTGGTGGGCAGCGTGCTGGCGATCAGCGTGGTGTTCGGGGTGCTGATCAGCGCCCTGCTGGAAGCCAGCGAGTTCTTCGGCCGCGGCATCGTCCGGGTGCTGCTGATCTCGCCGTTCTTCATCATGCCCACGGTGGGCGCGCTGATCTGGAAGAACCTGATCTTCCACCCGGTGTCGGGGATCCTCGCCGCCGTGTGGAAGCTGTTCGGCGCCCAGCCGGTGGACTGGCTGGCGCACTACCCGCTGCTGTCGATCATCGTCATCGTGTCCTGGCAGTGGCTGCCGTTCGCGATCCTGATCCTGATGACCGCCATGCAGTCCCTGGACCAGGAACAGAAGGAGGCGGCGCGCCTGGACGGTGCCGGGCCCCTGGCGATCTTCTGGCACCTGACCCTGCCGCACCTGGCGCGGCCGATCGCGGTGGTGGTGATGATCGAGACCATCTTCCTGCTCTCGGTGTTCGCCGAAATCTTCACCACCACCAACGGTGGCCCGGGCTACGCCTCGACCAACCTCGCCTACCTGATCTACAACCAGGCGCTGGTGCAGTTCGACGTCGGCATGGCGTCGGCCGGCGGCCTGATCGCCGTGGTCATCGCCAACATCGCCGCGATCGTGCTGGTGCGCATGCTCGGCAAAAACCTGACTGACAAGCCCTGA
- a CDS encoding TonB-dependent siderophore receptor: MHAKAPTALPPHRLLASTLGLALASGAGLAEAAEREKSLQLDNIKVEAEQPGYRTERSASAKYVAPLLDTPQTITVVPPKLIQEQQALSLRQVLSNVSGITFNAGEGGGGSGDSINIRGFSANSNMQIDGLRDSAQTSRSDTFNVEQVEVIKGPNSVFGGAGTTGGSINVVSKQPRDQAFTRLGGSLGTDDYYRLTLDSNQPLAGVGHDSAVRLNLMTHQNAVPGREKIDRQRWGIAPSLRLGLSDSTRLTLSAFHQSDDNLPDYGVPARDGKKLAGAKRDGYFGWKNLDKEEIEQNTFTADFEHDFNDNLRLQNLTRYSRTDRDTIVSASHANTSGVPAGRYRPAGPQAYGRDATTEMWINQSNLIGGFEFAGMRHEVTTGLELSHETLDLKTYNHGLGTALYPRDGYALGNPPGRWNGPLRKAASGYTETRLTDQALYLFDNIALHEQWDLNLGLRYDKVRGKADSYSGAQVKTAKRAADDAKVSARTGLVFKPSENGRIYAAWGNSFNPSAENLASTGGGLSANTEDLAPEKNETWELGTKWALLDKRLELDAALFRVEKSNARETMADGSTQLAGKQRVQGVELGLTGHVTEQWDVFANYTFLDSEILKAANTASGIARKGQALGNTPPRSLNLWTTYELPAGWTLGYGTRYVSERNVSSSTKAKLDAYWVHNAMLGYKVNRDLDLQLNVNNLFDKDYVERVRQQAGSDARSSAIEYGDARAAILSATYSF, from the coding sequence ATGCACGCGAAAGCCCCCACCGCCTTGCCGCCACACCGCCTGCTGGCCTCTACCCTGGGCCTGGCCCTCGCCTCGGGCGCCGGCCTGGCCGAAGCCGCGGAACGAGAGAAATCCCTGCAACTGGACAACATCAAGGTCGAAGCCGAACAACCGGGCTACCGAACCGAACGCTCCGCCTCGGCCAAATACGTGGCGCCGTTGCTGGACACCCCGCAGACCATCACCGTGGTGCCGCCCAAGCTGATCCAGGAGCAACAGGCCCTGAGCCTGCGCCAGGTGCTGTCGAACGTGTCCGGGATCACCTTCAATGCCGGCGAAGGCGGTGGCGGCTCCGGGGACAGCATCAACATCCGCGGCTTCTCGGCCAACAGCAATATGCAGATCGACGGCCTGCGCGACAGCGCGCAGACCAGCCGCTCCGACACCTTCAACGTCGAGCAGGTGGAGGTGATCAAGGGCCCCAACTCGGTATTCGGCGGCGCCGGCACCACCGGCGGCAGCATCAACGTGGTCAGCAAGCAGCCGCGCGACCAGGCGTTCACCCGCCTGGGCGGCAGCCTCGGCACCGACGACTATTACCGCCTGACCCTGGACAGCAACCAGCCGCTGGCAGGCGTCGGCCACGACAGCGCCGTGCGGCTCAACCTGATGACCCATCAGAACGCCGTGCCCGGCCGCGAGAAGATCGATCGCCAGCGCTGGGGCATCGCGCCGTCGCTGCGCCTGGGCCTGAGCGACAGCACCCGCCTGACCCTGAGCGCCTTCCACCAGAGCGACGACAACCTGCCCGACTACGGCGTGCCGGCGCGCGACGGCAAGAAGCTGGCCGGGGCCAAACGCGATGGCTATTTCGGCTGGAAAAACCTCGACAAGGAAGAGATCGAGCAGAACACCTTCACCGCCGATTTCGAACACGACTTCAACGACAACCTGCGCCTGCAGAACCTCACGCGCTACAGCCGCACCGACCGCGACACCATCGTCTCGGCCTCGCACGCCAACACCAGCGGCGTGCCCGCGGGCCGCTACCGCCCCGCCGGGCCCCAGGCCTACGGACGCGACGCCACCACCGAGATGTGGATCAACCAGAGCAACCTGATCGGCGGCTTCGAGTTCGCCGGCATGCGCCACGAAGTGACCACAGGCCTGGAGCTGTCCCACGAAACCCTGGACCTCAAGACCTACAACCATGGCCTGGGCACAGCCCTGTACCCGCGCGACGGCTATGCCCTGGGCAACCCGCCCGGCCGCTGGAACGGCCCGCTGCGCAAGGCCGCCAGCGGCTACACCGAGACCCGGCTGACGGACCAGGCGCTGTACCTGTTCGACAACATCGCCCTGCACGAGCAATGGGACCTCAACCTGGGGCTGCGCTACGACAAAGTCCGCGGCAAGGCCGACAGCTACTCCGGCGCCCAGGTAAAAACCGCGAAACGCGCCGCCGACGACGCCAAGGTCAGCGCGCGCACCGGGCTGGTGTTCAAGCCCAGCGAGAACGGCCGGATCTATGCGGCCTGGGGCAACTCCTTCAACCCTTCCGCGGAGAACCTTGCCTCCACCGGCGGCGGCCTGAGCGCCAACACCGAGGACCTGGCGCCGGAGAAGAACGAGACCTGGGAACTGGGCACCAAGTGGGCGCTGTTGGACAAGCGCCTGGAACTGGACGCCGCGCTGTTTCGCGTGGAAAAGAGCAACGCCCGGGAAACCATGGCCGACGGTTCGACCCAGCTGGCCGGCAAGCAGCGGGTGCAGGGCGTGGAACTGGGCCTGACCGGCCACGTCACCGAGCAATGGGATGTGTTCGCCAACTACACCTTCCTCGACAGCGAGATCCTCAAGGCGGCGAACACCGCTTCCGGCATCGCCCGCAAGGGCCAGGCCCTGGGCAACACGCCGCCGCGCTCGCTCAACCTGTGGACCACCTACGAACTGCCGGCCGGCTGGACCCTGGGCTACGGCACGCGCTATGTCAGCGAGCGCAACGTCAGCTCCAGCACCAAGGCCAAACTGGATGCCTACTGGGTGCATAACGCGATGCTCGGTTACAAGGTCAACCGCGACCTCGACCTGCAACTGAACGTCAACAACCTGTTCGACAAGGACTACGTCGAGCGGGTCCGCCAGCAGGCCGGCAGCGACGCTCGCTCCTCGGCCATCGAATACGGCGACGCGCGCGCGGCGATCCTGTCCGCCACCTACTCCTTCTGA
- a CDS encoding ABC transporter ATP-binding protein, whose amino-acid sequence MAHLKINNLQKGFEGFSIIKGIDLEVNDREFVVFVGPSGCGKSTLLRLIAGLEDVSGGSIELDGRDITEVSPAKRDLAMVFQTYALYPHMSVRKNMSFALDLAGVAKAEVQQKVDEAARILELGPMLERKPKQLSGGQRQRVAIGRAIVRNPKIFLFDEPLSNLDAALRVQMRLELARLHKELQATMIYVTHDQVEAMTLADKVVVLNGGRVEQVGSPLELYHRPANLFVAGFLGTPKMGFLKGKVGRIDDLGCEVELDAGTRVRLPHNAAHLSLGSPVTLGIRPEHLELARPGDCTLQVTADVSERLGSDTFCHVRTASDEALTLRIRGDLASAYGQQLALKLDPEHCHLFDATGVAVARTLRAAA is encoded by the coding sequence ATGGCTCACCTGAAAATCAACAACCTGCAAAAAGGCTTCGAGGGGTTTTCCATCATCAAGGGCATCGACCTGGAGGTGAACGACCGCGAGTTCGTGGTCTTCGTCGGCCCGTCCGGCTGCGGCAAATCCACCCTGCTGCGGCTGATCGCCGGCCTCGAGGATGTCAGCGGCGGCAGCATCGAGCTCGATGGCCGCGACATCACCGAGGTCAGCCCGGCCAAGCGCGACCTGGCCATGGTGTTCCAGACCTACGCCCTGTACCCGCACATGAGCGTGCGCAAGAACATGTCGTTCGCCCTGGACCTGGCCGGCGTGGCCAAGGCCGAGGTGCAGCAGAAGGTCGACGAGGCGGCGCGCATCCTCGAACTGGGGCCGATGCTCGAGCGCAAGCCCAAGCAACTGTCCGGCGGCCAGCGCCAGCGTGTGGCCATCGGCCGGGCCATCGTGCGCAACCCGAAGATCTTCCTGTTCGACGAGCCGCTGTCCAACCTCGACGCCGCGCTGCGGGTGCAGATGCGCCTGGAACTGGCGCGCCTGCACAAAGAGCTGCAGGCGACCATGATCTACGTGACCCACGACCAGGTCGAAGCCATGACCCTGGCCGACAAGGTGGTGGTGCTCAATGGCGGCCGCGTGGAACAGGTCGGCTCGCCGCTGGAGCTGTACCACCGCCCGGCCAACCTGTTCGTCGCCGGTTTTCTCGGCACGCCGAAAATGGGCTTTCTCAAGGGCAAGGTCGGCCGGATCGACGACCTCGGCTGCGAGGTCGAGCTGGACGCCGGCACCCGCGTCCGCCTGCCACACAACGCCGCCCACCTGAGCCTTGGCAGCCCGGTGACCCTGGGCATCCGTCCCGAGCACCTGGAACTGGCCCGGCCCGGCGACTGCACCCTGCAGGTCACCGCCGACGTCAGCGAGCGCCTGGGCAGCGACACCTTCTGCCATGTGCGCACGGCGTCCGACGAAGCCCTGACCCTGCGCATCCGCGGCGACCTGGCCAGCGCCTACGGCCAGCAACTGGCGCTCAAGCTGGACCCCGAGCACTGCCACCTGTTCGATGCCACCGGCGTGGCCGTGGCCAGAACCCTGCGCGCCGCCGCCTGA